The following are encoded together in the Lactuca sativa cultivar Salinas chromosome 1, Lsat_Salinas_v11, whole genome shotgun sequence genome:
- the LOC111908287 gene encoding uncharacterized mitochondrial protein AtMg00810-like, with protein MAFGTKLTPSLDKPAVDLTLYRQMIGSLMYLTASRPYIMFSVCYCARFQANPREPHMIAMKNIFRYLKRTSSPGLWYSANFGFFIQAFLDADLGGCGLVRKSTTGGCQLLDGKLVSWHSKKQTCVSLSTVEAEYIAAASCTSQVV; from the coding sequence atggcgtttGGCACGAAATTGACGCCATctctagataaaccggctgtagACTTgacactctatcgtcaaatgataggatcTCTCATGTATCTGACGGCTAGTAGACCATATATAATGTTCTCAGTCTGCTATTGTGCcagatttcaagctaatccaagagaacctcatatGATAGCCatgaagaacatctttcgctatctgaagcgaacctcatcaCCCGGTCTCTGGTATTCAGCAAATTTCGGATTCTTTATTCAAGCATTTTTAGACGCAGATCTTGGTGGATGTGGATTGGTGCGAAAGAGCACAACGGGAGGATGCCAATTGCTTGATGGCAAGCTTGTCAGCTGGCATTCAAAGAAGCAGACATGTGTGTCTCTTTCAACAGTCgaggctgaatacattgcagctgcatcttGTACATCGCAAGTGGTATAG